One Roseomonas gilardii subsp. gilardii genomic region harbors:
- the cas1e gene encoding type I-E CRISPR-associated endonuclease Cas1e: MSITRPIPGLPPPRPIPIRERASILFVEKGRLDVLDGAFVLVDEKGVRLHIPVGGLVCLMLEPGTRVSHAAVVLAARAGTLLIWVGEAGVRLYAAGQPGGARADRLLLQARLALDDEARLRVVRKMYALRFGEDAPARRSVEQLRGIEGVRVRETYKLLAQRHGVAWEGRRYDPQAWDVSNTVNRCLSAATAALYGVTEAAVLAAGYAPAIGFLHTGKPQSFVYDIADILKFETVVPEAFRVCAAFEAGRPLDGQPVRDPVAEVRRRCRDAFRRSDVLGKLIPLIEEVLAAGGLPLPAAPEEAMPVAFEAPPGLGDAGHRG; this comes from the coding sequence ATGTCCATTACGCGTCCAATCCCCGGCCTGCCACCGCCCCGGCCCATCCCGATCCGCGAGCGTGCCTCCATTCTCTTCGTCGAGAAGGGGCGGCTGGACGTGCTCGATGGCGCCTTCGTGCTTGTGGACGAAAAAGGTGTGCGCCTGCACATCCCGGTAGGTGGACTCGTGTGCCTGATGCTGGAGCCGGGCACCCGTGTCAGCCACGCCGCGGTGGTGCTCGCAGCCCGCGCCGGCACGCTGCTCATCTGGGTAGGGGAGGCTGGCGTGCGCCTCTACGCCGCCGGCCAGCCCGGGGGTGCGCGGGCCGATCGGCTGCTGCTGCAGGCTCGGCTCGCGCTCGACGACGAGGCCAGACTGCGGGTGGTGCGCAAGATGTACGCACTGCGTTTCGGTGAGGACGCGCCAGCGCGTCGATCGGTGGAGCAGCTTCGCGGCATCGAGGGCGTGCGGGTGCGCGAGACCTACAAGCTGCTGGCGCAGCGGCACGGCGTCGCCTGGGAGGGACGGCGCTACGATCCCCAGGCATGGGATGTCTCGAACACGGTGAATCGCTGCCTTTCCGCCGCGACCGCCGCCCTCTACGGCGTGACCGAGGCGGCGGTGCTGGCGGCAGGCTATGCTCCTGCCATCGGCTTCCTGCACACCGGCAAGCCACAGAGCTTCGTCTACGACATCGCCGACATCCTGAAGTTCGAGACGGTGGTGCCGGAGGCCTTCCGCGTCTGTGCCGCCTTTGAGGCGGGACGGCCGCTGGACGGACAACCGGTGCGCGATCCCGTGGCCGAAGTGCGCCGCCGCTGTCGCGACGCGTTCCGGCGGAGCGATGTGCTGGGAAAGTTGATTCCTCTCATCGAAGAGGTTCTTGCAGCCGGGGGCCTGCCACTGCCGGCCGCACCCGAGGAAGCGATGCCTGTGGCCTTCGAGGCTCCGCCGGGTTTGGGTGATGCTGGTCATCGTGGTTGA
- the cas2e gene encoding type I-E CRISPR-associated endoribonuclease Cas2e, with amino-acid sequence MLVIVVENAPPRLRGRLAVWLLEIRAGVYVGTYGRRVREMIWEQVQSGIEEGNAVMAWAAPTDAGFLFETCGRNRRVPTDMDGFRLVAFGPEAAYPTLPPTSDQNRRSRR; translated from the coding sequence ATGCTGGTCATCGTGGTTGAAAACGCGCCGCCTCGCCTGCGGGGAAGGCTGGCGGTCTGGCTTCTGGAGATCCGGGCCGGGGTCTATGTCGGCACCTATGGCCGGCGCGTGCGGGAAATGATCTGGGAGCAGGTGCAGTCAGGTATCGAGGAAGGCAACGCCGTCATGGCCTGGGCCGCTCCGACCGATGCCGGATTCCTGTTTGAGACATGTGGGCGAAATCGGCGTGTGCCGACCGACATGGACGGGTTCCGGCTGGTCGCCTTTGGCCCGGAAGCGGCATACCCTACCTTGCCGCCCACATCTGACCAGAACAGACGTTCCAGGCGGTAG